Proteins co-encoded in one Mycobacterium mantenii genomic window:
- the treY gene encoding malto-oligosyltrehalose synthase: MALPVISTYRLQLRGESSGFAFTFADAENLLDYLNDFGVSHLYLSPIMTAAAGSSHGYDVTDPTTVSPEIGGADGLARLSAAARERGMGLVVDIVPNHVGIDVPQQNPWWWDVLRNGRSSPYATYFDIDWDLDDEGRIVLPVLGSDDDAADLTVDGDLLRLGDLALPIAPGTAGGTGPEVHDRQHYRLVGWRNGVCGYRRFFSITSLAGLRQEDRAVFDATHAEVGRWFAEGLVDGIRIDHPDGLSDPCGYLAWLRELTGPAAWIVIEKILAVDEALEPTLPVDGTTGYDALREIGGVLVDPKGAPALTALVESAGVDYQAMPEMLTELKIRSATDTLVSELRRLRRSIVAAAGVDHPQLPEAVAALLTHIGVYRCDYPGLVALLPTALAETESAAPQLGPALQVLAAALARGGEPATRLQQLCGAVTAKAVEDCLFYRDARLVSLNEVGGEPHRFGVGAAEFHHSAATRARLWSQTMTTLTTHDTKRGEDVRARISVLSQVPSLWTEFLARWEIAAPSPDPATGQFLWQNIFGVWPVDGEVTAELRDRLHGYTEKATREAAWHTSWNDPDAAFEESVHRWLDTVLDGPVAGQLTELVAQLNPHAASDSLAQKLLALTVPGIPDVYQGTELWDDSLVDPDNRRAVDYAARRAALRALEHPKIRVVTTALRVRRQHPDTFLHGDYVPVLANGDASDHVLAFRRGEDIVVAVTRWTVRLTEKGWGNTVLPLPNGTWKDALTGVIADGPTSAAQLFADLPVVLLERHHD; the protein is encoded by the coding sequence ATGGCCTTACCCGTCATCTCCACCTATCGGCTGCAACTGCGTGGTGAATCCAGTGGGTTCGCGTTCACCTTCGCCGACGCGGAAAACCTGTTGGACTACTTGAACGACTTCGGGGTGTCGCACCTGTACCTGTCCCCGATCATGACCGCGGCCGCCGGATCGAGTCACGGCTACGACGTCACCGACCCCACGACGGTCTCCCCCGAGATCGGCGGCGCCGACGGCCTGGCGCGGCTGTCGGCGGCGGCCCGAGAGCGCGGCATGGGGCTGGTCGTCGACATCGTGCCCAACCATGTGGGCATCGATGTGCCCCAGCAGAACCCGTGGTGGTGGGACGTGCTGCGCAACGGCCGTTCTTCGCCCTACGCAACGTATTTCGACATCGACTGGGACCTCGACGACGAGGGCCGCATCGTGCTGCCGGTGCTGGGCTCCGACGACGACGCCGCCGACCTCACCGTCGACGGGGACCTGTTGCGACTTGGCGATCTGGCGCTGCCGATCGCGCCCGGCACCGCGGGGGGCACCGGTCCCGAGGTGCACGACCGCCAGCACTACCGGCTGGTGGGCTGGCGAAACGGCGTGTGCGGCTACCGCCGCTTCTTCTCGATCACCTCGCTGGCCGGGTTGCGTCAGGAGGATCGCGCGGTCTTCGACGCCACCCACGCCGAAGTCGGCCGGTGGTTCGCCGAGGGACTCGTCGACGGCATCCGCATCGACCATCCCGACGGCCTGTCCGATCCGTGCGGGTACCTGGCCTGGCTGCGCGAGCTGACCGGTCCGGCGGCCTGGATCGTGATCGAGAAGATCCTGGCCGTCGACGAGGCGCTCGAGCCCACCCTGCCGGTCGACGGCACCACGGGTTATGACGCGTTGCGCGAAATCGGCGGCGTTCTGGTGGATCCGAAGGGCGCCCCCGCGCTGACCGCGCTGGTGGAATCCGCCGGGGTGGACTACCAGGCGATGCCGGAGATGCTGACGGAACTCAAGATTCGTTCGGCCACCGACACGCTGGTCAGCGAGCTGCGCAGGCTGCGCCGCAGCATCGTCGCGGCGGCCGGCGTCGATCACCCGCAGCTGCCCGAGGCAGTAGCCGCGCTGCTCACCCACATCGGGGTCTACCGCTGCGATTATCCCGGCCTGGTCGCGCTGCTGCCCACCGCGCTGGCCGAAACCGAGTCGGCCGCGCCGCAATTGGGTCCGGCGCTGCAGGTGCTGGCCGCGGCCCTGGCCCGCGGCGGGGAGCCGGCCACCCGGCTGCAGCAGCTCTGCGGGGCCGTCACCGCCAAGGCGGTCGAGGACTGCCTGTTCTACCGTGACGCCCGGCTGGTTTCGCTGAACGAGGTGGGCGGCGAGCCGCACCGCTTCGGTGTCGGTGCGGCCGAATTTCACCACAGTGCCGCCACTCGCGCCCGGCTGTGGTCGCAGACGATGACGACGCTGACCACTCATGACACCAAGCGCGGCGAGGACGTGCGGGCCCGGATCTCGGTGCTGTCGCAGGTGCCGTCGCTGTGGACCGAGTTCCTGGCCCGCTGGGAGATCGCCGCGCCCTCCCCCGATCCGGCAACCGGACAATTCCTGTGGCAGAATATCTTCGGCGTATGGCCGGTCGACGGCGAGGTCACCGCCGAGCTGCGCGACCGCCTGCACGGCTACACCGAGAAGGCCACCCGGGAAGCCGCCTGGCACACCTCGTGGAACGACCCGGACGCCGCGTTCGAGGAATCGGTGCACCGGTGGCTGGATACCGTGCTCGACGGCCCGGTCGCCGGCCAGCTGACCGAGCTTGTCGCCCAACTCAATCCGCATGCCGCCAGCGACTCGCTGGCCCAGAAGCTGCTGGCGCTGACGGTGCCCGGGATTCCGGATGTGTACCAGGGCACCGAACTGTGGGACGACAGCCTGGTCGACCCGGACAATCGCCGTGCCGTCGATTACGCCGCCCGGCGCGCCGCCCTGCGGGCGTTGGAACATCCGAAGATCCGGGTCGTCACCACGGCGCTGCGTGTGCGCCGTCAGCATCCGGACACCTTCCTGCACGGCGACTACGTCCCGGTACTGGCCAACGGCGATGCCAGCGATCACGTGCTGGCCTTCCGCCGGGGCGAGGACATCGTGGTGGCGGTGACCCGCTGGACGGTGCGACTAACCGAAAAAGGCTGGGGCAACACGGTTTTACCGCTCCCCAACGGGACCTGGAAGGACGCGCTCACCGGGGTGATCGCCGACGGTCCGACGTCGGCGGCCCAATTGTTCGCCGACCTGCCCGTCGTCCTGCTGGAGCGCCACCATGACTGA
- the glgX gene encoding glycogen debranching protein GlgX, with amino-acid sequence MSTNSPASAAGGNHQPKLATVWPGNPYPLGASYDGAGTNFSLFSEIAEKVELCLIDGQGNESRIPLDEVDGFVWHAYLPNITPGQRYGFRVYGPFDPAAGHRCDPSKLLLDPYGKAFHGDFTFSQALFSYDMKAVDPDGPNADGADPGIPPMVDSLGHTMTSVVSNPFFDWGSDRAPLTPYHETVIYEAHVKGMTQTHPGVPGELRGTYAGLAHPVIIDHLKSLRVTAIELMPVHQFMHDSRLLDLGLRNYWGYNTFGFFAPNNEYAANRTSSVAEFKSMVRSFHEAGIEVILDVVYNHTAEGNHLGPTINFRGIDNAAYYRLMDTDLRLYKDYTGTGNSLNPRHPHVLQLIMDSLRYWVTEMHVDGFRFDLAATLARELHDVDRLSAFFDLVQQDPIVSQVKLIAEPWDVGEGGYQVGNFPGLWTEWNGKYRDTVRDYWRGEPATLGEFASRLTGSSDLYEVTGRRPSASINFVTAHDGFTLNDLVSYNEKHNMANGEDNRDGESHNRSWNCGVEGPTDDPDIIELRCRQMRNFWATLMLSQGTPMIAHGDEFGRTQNGNNNVYCQDSELSWMDWSLVDKNADLLAFARKVSTLRRRHPVFRRRRFFEGEPIRSGDEVRDIAWLNPSSREMTHEDWGESIHKCVAVFLNGDAITAPNARGERVVDDSFLLCFNAGEDPVQFVTPNSDYAKEWTVELDTNEPTGRKEGADQVVTAEEKVSLPSRSLLVLRKTQ; translated from the coding sequence GTGTCAACCAACAGTCCCGCTTCAGCAGCAGGCGGTAACCACCAACCCAAGCTCGCCACCGTGTGGCCGGGAAACCCGTATCCACTGGGCGCCTCGTACGACGGCGCGGGAACCAACTTCTCGCTGTTCTCCGAAATCGCCGAGAAGGTCGAGCTGTGCCTGATCGACGGCCAAGGCAACGAGTCACGGATTCCCCTGGACGAGGTGGACGGCTTCGTCTGGCACGCCTATCTGCCCAACATCACCCCGGGCCAGCGCTACGGCTTTCGCGTCTACGGCCCCTTCGACCCGGCCGCCGGTCACCGCTGTGACCCCAGCAAGTTGTTGCTGGACCCGTACGGCAAGGCTTTTCATGGCGACTTCACCTTCAGCCAGGCGCTGTTCTCCTACGACATGAAGGCCGTCGACCCCGACGGGCCCAACGCCGATGGCGCCGACCCGGGGATTCCCCCGATGGTCGATTCGCTGGGCCACACCATGACCAGCGTGGTGAGCAACCCGTTCTTCGACTGGGGATCCGACCGCGCGCCGCTGACCCCCTATCACGAGACCGTCATCTACGAGGCGCACGTCAAGGGGATGACGCAAACCCATCCGGGCGTCCCAGGGGAGCTGCGGGGCACCTATGCCGGCCTGGCCCACCCGGTGATCATCGACCACCTCAAGTCGCTGCGGGTCACGGCCATCGAGCTGATGCCGGTGCACCAGTTCATGCACGATTCGCGGCTGCTGGACTTGGGCCTGCGAAACTACTGGGGCTACAACACTTTCGGGTTCTTCGCGCCGAACAACGAGTACGCCGCCAACCGCACGTCCAGCGTCGCCGAGTTCAAATCCATGGTGCGCAGCTTCCACGAAGCGGGCATCGAGGTGATCCTCGATGTGGTGTACAACCACACCGCCGAGGGCAACCACCTCGGCCCGACCATCAATTTCCGCGGCATCGACAACGCCGCGTACTACCGGCTCATGGACACCGACCTGCGGTTGTACAAGGACTACACCGGCACCGGCAACAGCCTGAACCCGCGCCACCCGCACGTGCTGCAGCTGATCATGGACTCGCTGCGCTACTGGGTGACCGAGATGCACGTGGACGGGTTCCGCTTCGACCTGGCCGCCACACTGGCCCGCGAACTGCACGACGTCGACCGATTGAGCGCGTTCTTCGATCTGGTGCAGCAGGATCCGATCGTCAGCCAGGTCAAATTGATCGCCGAACCCTGGGACGTCGGCGAGGGCGGCTACCAAGTCGGGAATTTCCCGGGTTTGTGGACCGAGTGGAACGGGAAGTATCGCGATACTGTGCGCGACTACTGGCGGGGCGAGCCCGCAACCCTGGGCGAGTTCGCTTCCCGGCTGACCGGGTCGTCGGACCTGTACGAGGTGACCGGTCGGCGTCCCAGCGCCAGCATCAACTTCGTCACCGCGCACGACGGGTTCACGCTCAACGACCTGGTGTCCTACAACGAGAAACACAACATGGCCAACGGGGAGGACAACCGGGATGGTGAAAGCCACAACCGATCGTGGAACTGTGGCGTCGAAGGCCCCACCGACGACCCCGACATCATCGAGCTGCGCTGCCGCCAGATGCGCAATTTCTGGGCGACCCTGATGCTCAGCCAGGGCACGCCGATGATCGCCCACGGTGACGAGTTCGGGCGCACGCAGAACGGCAACAACAACGTGTACTGCCAGGACTCCGAATTATCTTGGATGGATTGGTCTTTGGTTGACAAGAACGCCGACCTGCTGGCGTTCGCGCGCAAAGTGAGCACACTGCGCAGGCGGCATCCGGTGTTTCGTCGGCGCCGATTTTTCGAGGGCGAACCGATCCGAAGCGGCGACGAGGTGCGCGACATCGCCTGGTTGAATCCCAGTAGCCGCGAGATGACGCACGAGGACTGGGGCGAAAGCATCCACAAGTGCGTGGCGGTGTTCCTCAACGGCGACGCCATCACCGCGCCGAACGCCCGCGGCGAGCGGGTGGTCGACGACTCGTTCCTGTTGTGTTTCAACGCCGGTGAGGATCCGGTGCAGTTCGTGACGCCAAACAGCGACTATGCGAAAGAGTGGACCGTGGAACTGGACACCAACGAACCGACGGGTCGCAAAGAGGGGGCTGATCAGGTGGTGACCGCCGAAGAGAAGGTGTCACTGCCGTCACGCTCGCTGCTGGTCCTGCGTAAGACGCAGTGA
- a CDS encoding acyltransferase family protein — translation MQTLSPSPAPDATADPDGAGMRKTGSQGFYRYDLDGLRGIAIALVAVFHIWFGRVSGGVDVFLALSGFFFGGKVIRAALNPGVTLSPVSEVIRLIRRLVPALVVVLAGCAVLTILVQPETRWETFADQSLASLGYYQNWELANTASDYLRAGEAVSPLQHIWSMSVQGQFYVSFLVLIAGLAYLFRRPLGARLRTLFLGVLTALTVASFVYAIIAHQHNQAAAYYDSFARGWELLLGALVGALVTRIHWPMWLRTVLATVALGAVLSCGALIDGVQQFPGPWALVPVGAAMLMILVGANLQGGRGSGDRLPLPNRLLATRPLVELGAMAYALYLWHWPLLIFWLSYSGHKHASFVEGAVLLLVSGVLAYLTNRLVEDPLRYRASSKPAPAPTVPRFTRLARPTMALGSAVVLLGVTLTATSFTWRQHVTVLRSAGKELSVLNPQDYPGARALTEHVRVPALPMRPSVLEVKQDLPATTRDGCISDFVNPTVVNCTYGDVAADRTVALAGGSHAEHWLPALDILGKLHHFKVVTYLKMGCPLSTEQVPLIMGNNAAYPQCREWVEQTMTKLVTDRPDYVFTTTTRPWNIKPGDVMPATYIGIWQTLSDNNIPILGMRDTPWLVKNGQPFDPADCLAKRGGTAQSCAIKRSDMLSDRNQTLDFVAQFPQLKVLDMSDAICRTDVCRPVEGNILIYHGAHHLTPTYVRTMAPELGRQIAEATGWW, via the coding sequence ATGCAGACCCTGTCACCGTCTCCTGCGCCGGACGCCACCGCCGATCCGGACGGCGCGGGGATGCGTAAAACGGGGTCCCAGGGGTTCTATCGCTACGACCTGGACGGCCTGCGCGGCATCGCGATTGCTCTGGTCGCGGTGTTCCATATCTGGTTCGGCCGGGTCTCCGGCGGCGTGGACGTGTTCCTGGCGCTGTCCGGATTCTTCTTCGGCGGCAAGGTCATTCGCGCCGCCCTGAACCCGGGCGTGACGCTGTCGCCGGTGTCCGAGGTGATCCGGCTCATCCGACGGCTGGTTCCCGCCCTGGTCGTGGTGCTGGCCGGTTGCGCGGTGCTGACCATCCTGGTTCAGCCCGAGACGCGTTGGGAGACGTTCGCCGACCAGAGCCTGGCCAGCCTCGGCTACTACCAGAACTGGGAGCTGGCCAACACGGCGTCGGACTACCTGCGGGCGGGCGAGGCCGTCAGCCCGTTGCAGCACATCTGGTCGATGTCGGTGCAGGGCCAGTTCTACGTCAGCTTTTTGGTGTTGATCGCCGGCCTCGCCTACCTGTTCCGGCGCCCGCTGGGTGCCCGGCTGCGGACCTTGTTCCTGGGGGTGCTGACCGCGTTGACGGTGGCGTCGTTCGTCTACGCGATCATCGCGCACCAGCACAACCAGGCGGCCGCCTACTACGACAGCTTCGCGCGGGGCTGGGAGTTGTTGCTGGGCGCGCTGGTTGGCGCGCTGGTGACCCGCATCCACTGGCCCATGTGGTTGCGCACGGTGTTGGCCACGGTGGCGCTGGGCGCGGTGCTGTCCTGCGGGGCCCTGATCGACGGCGTGCAGCAGTTCCCCGGCCCGTGGGCCCTGGTGCCGGTCGGCGCCGCCATGCTGATGATCCTCGTCGGCGCCAACCTGCAGGGCGGTCGCGGCAGCGGTGACCGGTTGCCGCTGCCCAATCGGCTGTTGGCGACGCGCCCGCTGGTGGAGCTGGGCGCGATGGCGTACGCGCTATACCTGTGGCACTGGCCGTTGCTCATCTTTTGGCTGTCCTACAGCGGCCACAAGCACGCCAGCTTCGTCGAGGGCGCGGTGCTGCTGCTGGTGTCCGGGGTGCTGGCCTATCTGACCAACCGGCTCGTCGAGGATCCGCTGCGCTACCGCGCATCCTCGAAACCGGCGCCCGCGCCGACCGTTCCGCGGTTCACCCGCCTGGCCCGGCCGACGATGGCGCTGGGATCGGCCGTCGTGCTGCTGGGCGTGACGCTGACCGCGACCTCGTTCACCTGGCGTCAGCACGTCACGGTCCTGCGGTCGGCCGGCAAGGAACTCAGCGTCCTCAACCCGCAGGACTACCCCGGCGCGCGGGCCCTCACCGAACACGTGCGGGTGCCCGCGTTGCCCATGCGGCCCTCGGTCCTGGAGGTCAAGCAAGACCTGCCCGCCACGACCCGGGACGGGTGCATCAGTGACTTCGTCAACCCGACGGTGGTCAACTGCACCTACGGCGATGTGGCCGCCGACCGGACCGTCGCGCTGGCGGGTGGGTCACACGCCGAGCACTGGCTGCCCGCGCTGGACATCCTGGGCAAGCTGCACCACTTCAAGGTCGTGACGTACCTCAAGATGGGCTGCCCGCTGTCGACCGAGCAGGTCCCGCTGATCATGGGCAACAACGCCGCATACCCGCAGTGCCGGGAGTGGGTGGAGCAGACGATGACCAAACTGGTCACCGACCGGCCCGACTACGTCTTCACCACCACCACCCGGCCGTGGAACATCAAACCCGGGGACGTGATGCCCGCCACCTACATCGGGATCTGGCAAACGTTGTCCGACAACAACATTCCCATTCTCGGCATGCGGGACACGCCGTGGCTGGTGAAGAACGGCCAACCGTTCGACCCGGCGGACTGCCTTGCCAAACGGGGCGGCACCGCGCAGTCCTGCGCGATCAAGCGCTCCGACATGCTCTCCGACCGCAACCAGACGCTCGACTTCGTCGCGCAGTTCCCTCAGCTCAAGGTGCTCGACATGTCGGACGCGATCTGCCGCACCGACGTGTGCCGCCCGGTCGAGGGAAACATCCTGATCTATCACGGCGCCCATCACCTGACCCCCACCTACGTGCGGACCATGGCACCCGAATTGGGCCGCCAGATCGCCGAGGCCACCGGCTGGTGGTGA
- a CDS encoding adenosylmethionine--8-amino-7-oxononanoate transaminase: MPAAKAGLTPEQISAIDAAHLWHPYSTIGAESVAPVVAVGARGAWLTLVRDGKPIEALDAMSSWWTAIHGHGHPVLDAALSAQLGVMNHVMFGGLTHEPAARLAQLLVDITPAGLETVFFSDSGSVSVEVAVKMALQYWRSRGRPGKHRLMTWRGGYHGDTFTPMSVCDPDGGMHSLWADILARQVFAPQVPRDYDPGYSAAFEEQLARHAAELAAVIVEPVVQGAGGMRFHDPRYLRDLRDICRRHEVLLIFDEIATGFGRTGELFAADHAGVSPDIMCVGKALTGGYLTLAATLCTTGIAHTISSGEAGALMHGPTFMANALACAVSVASVEVLLGQDWRSRVAEIGAGLAAGLEPARALPGVSDVRVCGAIGVIECERPVDLAVATPAALDHGVWLRPFRNLVYAMPPYICTPAEISQITSAMVQVARLVG, translated from the coding sequence ATGCCAGCGGCCAAGGCCGGGCTGACGCCCGAGCAGATCAGCGCGATCGACGCCGCGCACCTGTGGCATCCCTACAGCACCATCGGCGCCGAATCCGTCGCCCCCGTGGTGGCGGTCGGCGCCCGCGGCGCCTGGCTCACCCTGGTCCGCGACGGCAAGCCCATCGAGGCGCTCGACGCCATGAGCTCCTGGTGGACCGCGATCCACGGGCACGGCCACCCGGTGTTGGACGCGGCCCTGTCCGCGCAGCTCGGCGTGATGAACCACGTCATGTTCGGCGGGTTGACCCACGAACCGGCGGCGCGGCTGGCCCAACTGCTGGTGGACATCACCCCGGCGGGGCTGGAGACGGTGTTTTTCAGCGACTCCGGATCGGTGTCGGTCGAGGTGGCCGTCAAGATGGCGCTGCAGTACTGGCGCAGCCGCGGGCGGCCCGGCAAGCACCGGCTGATGACCTGGCGCGGCGGCTACCACGGCGACACCTTCACGCCGATGAGCGTCTGCGACCCCGACGGCGGCATGCACTCGCTGTGGGCCGACATCCTGGCCCGGCAGGTGTTCGCGCCGCAGGTGCCCCGCGACTACGACCCCGGCTACAGCGCGGCGTTCGAGGAACAGCTGGCCCGGCACGCCGCCGAGCTGGCCGCGGTCATCGTCGAGCCCGTCGTCCAGGGCGCCGGCGGCATGCGCTTCCACGACCCGCGATACCTGCGCGACCTGCGCGACATCTGCCGGCGCCACGAGGTGCTGCTGATTTTCGACGAGATCGCCACCGGCTTCGGCCGCACCGGCGAGCTGTTCGCCGCCGACCACGCCGGCGTGAGCCCGGACATCATGTGCGTCGGCAAGGCGCTGACCGGGGGATACCTCACCCTGGCCGCCACCTTGTGCACGACCGGCATCGCCCACACCATCAGCTCCGGTGAGGCCGGAGCGCTGATGCACGGCCCCACGTTCATGGCCAACGCGCTGGCCTGCGCGGTGTCGGTGGCCAGCGTGGAGGTCCTGCTCGGCCAGGACTGGCGCTCGCGGGTCGCCGAGATCGGCGCCGGCCTGGCGGCCGGGCTCGAGCCGGCCCGGGCACTGCCCGGCGTGAGCGACGTGCGGGTGTGCGGCGCGATCGGTGTCATCGAATGCGAACGCCCGGTCGACCTGGCCGTCGCCACTCCGGCGGCACTGGATCACGGCGTCTGGCTGCGCCCGTTTCGCAACCTGGTCTACGCGATGCCGCCCTACATCTGCACGCCCGCTGAGATCTCGCAGATCACCTCGGCGATGGTGCAGGTCGCCCGCCTCGTAGGCTGA
- a CDS encoding 8-amino-7-oxononanoate synthase — translation MRAPIETSPLAWLEAVERQRREAGLRRSLRPRPAVATELDLASNDYLGLSQHPDVIDGGVAALRMWGAGATGSRLVTGDTELHQQFESELAEYVGAASGLLFSSGYAANLGVVVGLSGRGALLVSDEYSHASLVDACRLSRARVAVTPHRDVGAVEAALRARDEERAVVLTESVFSTDGALAPLQELHEVCRRHRALLIVDEAHGLGVRGGGRGLLHEAGLAGAPDVVMTTTLSKALGSQGGAVLGPASVRAHLIDAARTFIFDTGLAPAAVGAARAALTVLRAEPRRADAVLRHAASLAEACGVPETPQSAVVSVILGDPDMAVAAATACLDAGVRVGCFRPPTVPAGTSRLRLTARASLDGAELEVARRVLTDVLARLG, via the coding sequence ATGAGGGCACCGATCGAGACGTCTCCGCTGGCGTGGCTGGAAGCGGTGGAACGGCAGCGCCGCGAGGCCGGGCTGCGCCGCTCACTGCGGCCGCGTCCCGCCGTCGCCACCGAGCTGGACCTGGCCTCCAACGACTACCTCGGCCTGTCACAACACCCGGACGTGATCGACGGCGGGGTCGCCGCGCTGCGTATGTGGGGCGCCGGGGCGACCGGGTCCCGACTGGTCACCGGCGACACCGAGTTGCACCAGCAGTTCGAGTCCGAGCTGGCCGAGTACGTCGGCGCGGCCTCGGGGCTGCTGTTCTCCTCCGGCTACGCGGCCAACCTGGGGGTCGTCGTCGGCCTGTCGGGCCGGGGTGCGCTGCTGGTCTCCGACGAGTACTCGCACGCCTCGCTGGTGGACGCATGCCGGCTGTCGCGGGCGCGGGTGGCGGTCACGCCGCATCGCGACGTCGGTGCCGTCGAGGCGGCGCTGCGGGCGCGCGACGAGGAGCGCGCGGTCGTCCTCACCGAGTCGGTGTTCAGCACCGACGGCGCGCTGGCACCGCTGCAGGAATTGCACGAGGTGTGCCGTCGGCACCGCGCCCTGCTCATTGTCGACGAGGCGCACGGTCTGGGGGTGCGCGGCGGCGGGCGCGGGCTCCTGCACGAGGCCGGGCTGGCCGGCGCACCCGACGTGGTCATGACCACCACGCTGTCAAAGGCGCTGGGCAGTCAGGGCGGTGCGGTGCTCGGGCCGGCCTCGGTGCGGGCGCATCTCATCGACGCCGCGCGCACGTTCATCTTCGACACCGGCCTGGCCCCGGCGGCGGTGGGCGCCGCGCGGGCCGCGCTGACCGTGCTGCGGGCCGAGCCCCGGCGGGCAGACGCGGTGTTGCGCCACGCCGCCAGCCTGGCCGAGGCCTGCGGCGTGCCCGAAACGCCGCAGTCGGCGGTGGTCTCGGTGATCCTGGGCGACCCGGACATGGCGGTGGCCGCCGCGACGGCCTGCCTGGACGCCGGTGTGCGGGTGGGCTGCTTCCGGCCCCCGACCGTGCCCGCCGGGACGTCGCGGCTGCGGCTGACGGCGCGCGCGTCGCTGGACGGCGCCGAGCTGGAGGTCGCGCGCCGGGTGCTGACCGATGTGCTCGCCCGGCTTGGTTGA
- the bioD gene encoding dethiobiotin synthase produces MTVLVVTGTDTGVGKTVVTAALACHARQAGIDVAVCKPVQTGTDDGDDDLAEVARLSGVTELAGLGRYPQPLAPVAAAEVAGMPLPTREQLLALIGELDRPGRLTLVEGAGGLLVELGENGVTARDLAAALAAEVLVVVSPSLGTLNHTALTLESLAVQWVSCAGLVIGSWPRRPGVVETTNRSALARLAAVRAALPAGAASLGAAEFATLCAQAFDRDWVASLVG; encoded by the coding sequence GTGACGGTTCTCGTCGTCACCGGCACCGACACCGGGGTCGGCAAGACGGTCGTCACCGCGGCGCTGGCCTGTCACGCCCGTCAGGCCGGTATCGACGTGGCGGTGTGTAAACCCGTCCAGACCGGCACCGACGACGGTGACGACGACCTCGCCGAGGTGGCCCGGCTGTCCGGGGTGACCGAGCTGGCCGGGCTAGGCCGATATCCGCAGCCGCTGGCGCCGGTGGCCGCCGCGGAGGTGGCCGGAATGCCGCTGCCCACCCGCGAGCAGCTGCTGGCGCTCATCGGGGAGCTGGACCGGCCGGGGCGACTGACGCTGGTCGAGGGCGCCGGGGGACTGCTGGTCGAACTCGGCGAGAACGGTGTCACCGCACGCGATCTCGCCGCCGCGCTGGCCGCCGAAGTCCTGGTCGTGGTTAGTCCGTCGTTGGGTACCCTCAACCACACCGCGCTTACCCTGGAATCGCTTGCCGTGCAATGGGTTTCGTGTGCAGGACTGGTCATCGGCAGCTGGCCCCGGCGGCCGGGGGTGGTGGAGACGACGAATCGATCCGCGCTGGCCCGGCTCGCCGCGGTGCGCGCCGCGCTGCCGGCCGGGGCGGCGTCGCTGGGCGCCGCCGAGTTCGCGACGCTGTGTGCCCAGGCATTCGACCGCGACTGGGTCGCCTCGCTGGTCGGCTGA
- a CDS encoding 2'-5' RNA ligase family protein, whose product MVHSIELVFDRDTEAAIRGIWKALAAAGIPSQAPASRPHVTLAVAEGIAADVDELLSPVSERLPLRCLLGAPVLFGRASPVFARLVVPTGELLALHAQVHRVCGPHFIPGPMPNSLPGQWTAHVTMARRVGGAQLGRALRIAGRPAQIDGSFAGLRRWDGNKKVEHPIAG is encoded by the coding sequence ATGGTCCACTCCATCGAGCTGGTCTTCGACCGCGACACCGAGGCGGCGATCCGGGGCATCTGGAAAGCGTTGGCCGCGGCCGGAATTCCCAGTCAGGCACCGGCCAGCCGGCCCCACGTGACGCTGGCCGTGGCCGAAGGCATCGCCGCCGACGTCGACGAACTGCTGAGCCCGGTGAGCGAGCGGCTGCCGCTGCGCTGCCTCCTCGGTGCGCCGGTGCTGTTCGGCCGCGCCAGCCCGGTTTTCGCGCGGCTGGTGGTGCCGACCGGCGAGCTGTTGGCGCTGCACGCCCAGGTGCATCGCGTGTGCGGCCCGCATTTTATCCCGGGCCCGATGCCCAACAGCCTGCCTGGTCAGTGGACCGCGCACGTCACGATGGCGCGGCGCGTCGGCGGCGCCCAACTCGGTCGGGCGCTGCGCATCGCGGGCCGGCCAGCCCAGATCGACGGCAGCTTCGCGGGCTTGCGCCGTTGGGACGGCAACAAGAAGGTCGAGCACCCGATCGCGGGTTAG